The Glycine soja cultivar W05 chromosome 15, ASM419377v2, whole genome shotgun sequence region CATAATTTGGTCCCATAATCCTCACCTTCAAACCAGTTGAAACTCTGCCAGAGAATACACGACCAAAAGCAAAAAATCTGCCCTTGTCAGATGCTGGAATCATCTTTGAGACATAGAGCATCAGAGGACCCTCAGGATCACAGTTTCTGATAGCCGAAGCATATTGATCATCAAGGGGACCCTCATACAAATTCTCCACACGATACTTCTGGGCTGTTGATGGAGAGGGTAGATGAAATATCATCATTTCCAGTAATGCACTACTTGCTGGAAGCCAGGTTTGCATGACACGCTTCATCAATGCTTTGCCCATTAGGTCCTTCTCCTCAGATTTCATGGTGACCCCAAGCTTTTGCAGCATAGGCCACAGCTTATCCTTCTGATCATTCATACAAGTGTTAATAATCTGCTTGATGGGCTCGTAACAGAACTGAACAAACCCACGCTTGCAGGTAGCAGAACCAGTATTCTTGCTGGACCATTTCTTTGTGGCTGGATCAAAGAAGTTTTCACCCCAGAGCCTTTCCATCATTTTTCCTTCATCAACTCCAAACTTAGATGCATACATCTTGGCAAAGTTAGTCAGGGTAAAAGCCCAGCCGTGCAAACCAGCAGAAAAAGCAACTGTTCCTTTCTCTGGATAGACCTGAACATCACCGAGAAGTGGATCTTCATATGTAGCCATGATCACATTAGCATTCTCAATAACTCTCTGGAATGTCTGGTAAGCCTCCTCTCCGTCAACCTGGAGTTCAAGGAAGCACCTGTCCATCTTATTGACAGTCAGAACAGGCCTAATCCTTTCTCCAAGGGCTTGTCGTAGAACAGTTTCGGTTTGGACACAAACTCCTTCCACACAATCAACCACAACAAGAGCTCCATCGGTAATACGAAGTGCAGCAGTAACCTCAGAAGAGAAGTCAACGTGCCCAGGGGAGTCAATGAGATTAATAAGATACTCATTCCCATTGCGCTCTCCCTTAAAACTCTTGAGAGCTTCATCAGTCATTTCATAGTAGAGTGAGATACCCGTAGACTTGATTGTAATACCACGCTCAGCTTCATCTGCACGGGTATCAGTCATACGGACATCACCTGCAACTTCTTGAGCAATAATACCAGCAGCAGCCACAAGAGAATCAGTCAGGGTTGATTTTCCTGCAATTCAAAAGCAAAGCAATAAATTGTCAGTATGCAAGCAAAGTGTAgggattatatattttgaaaaaacattGCATTCTGATAAACAGCTAAAAATTTTGATCAAAAACCATTCTTGagtaatatatacatatacagtAGTTTTTGATACAAAAGGAACTTCTTAAAAGGCCtaacttaaaaatttattttcaaacaaaCGCCAAAGCTACTTATCTTCATTCAAAACAGCCATGGGTAAAGGAACAAAATTGTAATATCAGGTACATCAAAGAGAAAGTAACCACTATCTGTTAATCCATACCGTGATCAACATGAGCAATGACAGACATATTACGGATATTATGCTTATAGTCCATAATGCGACGCAGCTCTTCAGCTGTGAACTTCACCTGCAAAAATAGAGAAATCTCAATTCAGAGCATGAACATTCAAccaaaggaaataaataaaaatcatgtatCACTCTCCATCGACTTACCATTTTGACTAGTCTTTAGTTTCCACCAAAGTCAAAGCTGAAACATTAAAACACCAACGTTAGCTAAATAGCAAGGTATCATGCAGGcaacaaaaatatagaaaaagaaaaggagttaTTGAAGGAGAAAAGGGGATATAAAGGATTTGTTGTCATAACTCggtcaaaaacaaattaaaaataaaaaaggtaaaaaatatcacaaattcAACATAGCCATAACATATAAACCATTCGTTTTAATATACACCTACAATTTTCTCTTGGAACAGTTAtaattccttcctttttgcaCCAAAGAAAATCCCTCAATTTTAAGTACCCAAATTAATTCAGGATAAAAAGTTTCGATTGTTTCAAAAAATCTTCAAACTTCTAAAAACAGTAGCAAACGGCTCAACTCAGAATGCAATTTGTTTAAAACCTTAAATTATCAGTTTCAAAATACGCCAATTACATCCAGCAGATTAACACAAAACAATAACACCCGTCTAAGTCTAAAACATCTCAACATGCATATGCGTCAGTGTGTGTGAACCAAGATCCATCTATCACATACAGACAGCAAACCAACCGAACAAAgacgaattaaaaaaaatcagtgttCAGATTTTGATTACCTAATATCATGTTCAATCAATTCATATCATACCTCACTAAACAAATAAGAAATGCAGAACAATCGATTATTATTCTGAAAAAAAGTAAGCAAAAGTAAAACCACACCCAGACAACAAGCAAATGAACAAAACTACACCGAATTAcctataagtattaaaaaagaaaggagCAGAATCCAAAACACGAAGAAAAACACCGAAACGGAATCGGAATATTCGAGTAATGCACAGATCTGAAGCAAATAAACGGAAGCGAGAAAAACAAACGGTGCCGATCTGTTCGGAAACAAAGAAGCGAAGGAAAAGCGAATGAGAAAATTAGATGCAGTGAGGAACCAAACCTGAAagagcgagagagagagagcaagcGGCGAAGAGAGTAGTGCTTCCGACTCTCGTGTGCGTATATAAAGTGGTGTGTGTGAGAGACGGTGAGAGAAAGGTAGTGATTTTTTAGGGTTGTATCCACCACGCAATGTAAACCCAATCCTAGAGTATGGGCCTTGGGCCTGGATCTCTCAAGCCCGATGCTATTCTTTCTCTCAAATTGTTATGAAGGATTATTCCCCTTTGGAAAAGCTTATGAAATGTTTATCGGGACTTatcttaacaaaataaataaatgttttttatataaatgtttgaaataaatagaaaattattaatttttaagtaaaaaaaaattagataaattcCAATAATATGACTCATGTAATTTATtggttactatttttttttgtctgcaTCTACATTGGGAACCGATTTTCATTCTTcagcttttatttttgttcttgccACCGAAAAATTTCATTCCCCTGGCTATTAAAAACCCTCGTCactttttatgttattaataggtgaatgttttatttttaaatcatagttttaaatatatatatatggatttgattttatgatatttttttagatttatgattctcaatttttttgttattacgaacaaaaaatagataaatggtaattagtgattttttatttttaatatttttgcagcatataatgttatttttaattttgttaattactttttaaaaatttattctaattttaaacatattttgattcttattctttttttttaatttataaaatcaaacaaGGTATTATAAGTGCTTATGTGACAATGTACATCCAAATGCCATAAAATTGTATAAGTACTTTTTAACATGTATATACAAACACAAACACCTTAATGAATTTGAAGCACTTATAACATAAGCtcttacataataaaaaattatagaataaggtcttaatcaatttatttttccaaacgGACCCTTATTTGGGGTTAGGATATGATAGAAAGTGGGTTTTAgagtatagttttaaaaattaaatcaatcacTTATCCAATTATGGTACTAGATCAATGGTTGAATTGGTGGATTATTAATTGATTCACATGATTTTgtctttatataataaaatttgaaaaaaaaatcatattaatattattatttattttatgttattatatgttattctttaaaaaaatttattatatttctattactattattattagtttattgtatttattattgttgtttttatttattttattatattatgcatttgaattattttttggtgTTCGACGGTTCGTTTGGGTCTGAAAAGCTCCACTGCAACAACCCATTAGTTATGtatcaaaatgaatattttaatagataaatgactaaattaaattttagtaaaaattttatcctaatttAGCCTATACACTACATGACATAAATGTTTGtttgatataattaaaattcataataaatagatATCATTGAATATATAAACTTGTTCCTGTTTtgattttatgtaaataattaagtttaaaagttATGTATGAAATATATGTAGTCTGAACCTGTTGACTCTGTGTTTAACGGATCAAACAATGACAAACATATTCTAAAGTCTTCAATATTTATGATTAAGTTAAAGCATTGTGTTTTATGATCCTCTTGGAAGGAAAcgtatgaatttttttcataggACTTGTCGAAGAGTAAAGTGCAAGACAGAAGTCAGCAAATAAAGCTATTTATTCCATCCCAAAGATAGAGTTAGAGTACTTCATAGTACAAAAGTTGATTTGATCTCTAGCATTGGATTTGGAGTGCCTTTTTAAGGAAAATAAACAAAGTGATTTATCAATCTTATCTGACAAATTGGTAACAGGCATTAAATATtgtaataatcaaataaaagaagaagctcATTTTAGAGTCAATAATAACTTTTCCAACAAGTCTATAAATACcaaaagttttaaaatgttaaagttATGAATTCTTAACAAACAATTCTCTTTTAAGCATTGAAActcttgtaattaattttttaagtttgtaaaaagctctcaaaacatcTTATGTATCCTGAGAAAAAAAGATTGTGAGCTAAACTTGTACATTCATTATAAGATAATGGCTTAGTTTACATGCCTCCTACcttaaacaaatatattaatttgtgtaAAGCTGGAAGTGGGTTGGTAGGAAATAATACTTTGGTTATTAGGTTGGAGAGGCTAGTGTAAACATTACTTGGGAAAAGCTAAAGGTAGCTTATAAAAACAATACTTGTATAGATAGTAGAAACTTGATGGGttataaaaaactaaatgtaATCTCAGTTAAAGAGACCACCCAATATAAAATATCAGTGCTTTTATGCTCTTTACACTATCTATTTTTGTTTGACCCTAATTGTGAATCTTGCtttcaaaaatgtttttttttaataaatctttGTTTTGAAACAAAcatatgttgttttttttaaaccttCTTTTTGAAAACTTATATTAGACGAAAGAGTGTCTTACAAAAAGGATTGCAATTTTGTTATAAATCATAATTCAATTCCCTTCTGataatttttgtctttaaagtatattatagatttataataaataatttaaattgtgatatatgtttatttttaacaatttataatttcttttataagaaattattgGAGTTAATTTAGTgatagagacaaaaaaaatagtttgaaagACAAGGTGGACAATAAGAATATTgagtatataaataaatgtaaaagaaTGATAGTTTAAGatagttgaaataattttttttggattgttGCATAGGTCGTATATGAAATAAACATCCAAAAAAGAGAACATAGATTATTGAAAATGCTTAATTAAAAGTGTGGAGAGAATAAAAGATTCACTCTTTATATAagttgtatatattttaatttataacatgAGTATATTAGGTTTCTCTTCTTTTGTTTTGatcattttgtaaaatttaaggttagttataacaaaaacatagtacaaaaaataagtaagaggaaagaaaaatatttcctataCTTTTATAATAACCTTTTTATTGTACATCAGTTACTATTTAGAAAATTTGTAATATAGTTGTAACATTCTAGACACATTTGAGGggaaaaaacatgtttaaaggaaacaataagaaaaaaaaaagtatacataATTGTTGAAAATTCCTCCATAGTTAAAGTTAGTTCACATTCAAGTAAATATGCAAATTCAAAGACATAGGAAATTGAGAAGTACATTCATAGACATGCATAAGAAATTGTAGAATATTTTCCAAAGGCTTGAAATTGGTTTCTTTGACCTAAAGACTTATACACTCCACTTAAAAAAGTAAAGATTAGAGCTATAAAGAACTTTGTGAATGTAACTCATTTATTGACATTCACCACTCACTCTTGAATGGAGCCGCACCcctctcctataaatagggaggCTTGTGAAGAGTTAGAACATCCCACCAAAGCAAGAGTGATAGTGAGAAAGAGAGTTCTAATTTCCATTACACTTAGTGAGGTAGAGAGAAATTGTAAATCATCCTTATTAAGTGAGGTTGAGAGATATTCTCTTATATTGAGAGAATCATTGTAACCCTACTTTTAATAGTGAAGATATTTAATGATTTGGTCTCGTGATTTTTACCTTTTACACTTAAAAAGATTTTCATGTTAAAAATTCTTCGTgtcattcttctattttctattctCATTTTTTCGTTTTCACTAAATGCTTATTTTGAGTTTAAAGGATGTTTCCCAACAATAATCCTTTATCCAAGCACATAATATACAAAATTGACCAATAAAAATTTGGTTTTATATACATTAGTTAAGTTGAGAAGAAAGACAAGAATACGGAGGAAAatcttgaaataatattttgcaTTATTTGTAACAACTCATTGTTGCTATCTGACACCTTAAGTTGAAGGAGTAGGCTCCTCTAAAGAGTATATTGCACTTTAGAAGGtaaaatgcacatatatatctcatcCTTTTATGTAATGAATGGTCCAGATTATTAATGTCATCTAAAATTATCAtgtgagttttatttttaatacaatcCAAGGTATTGAAAGTTCCTCTAAGCCAACTATAATAAGTTTAGGACATCTAAggaaatttagatttttttcaagtttttccaACTAtaaaatttttctcaaaatcacACTTTTTGAAActacattaaaatattataattttaataaacagttatggaataaaataattttttttgcaaggaCCTAATTATAATGAAATCTTTCAGTTTTCTTGACTTTTTCTTACCTTCATTGTGTTTTCTTACACTATTAATACATAATGCAGTCTTATTTTCAATAGAATTGTCTATTGAAACTTATTCAGAAAATtcacataaaatttaattatctcaTCAAAGACTGGAAAAATCATGGTGTTACATTATTAAAGAAGATATTATATAAGGTATATTTTATCGTTTTTCCCAGCTATGAATACAAAACTAGGCAATGGGaatgtaaataaaaagaaataagaactTCCAAATATACAAAAGCTACTTAGATTTCATAGGATTCTTTAAACGATTAGATGTTAGAAATGCAGCATCATCCCTAATGAAACTCCACCAAAGGTAGGTAAGTGGAATAGTAATGGCATTCCTAAGAGCTTGTGCATCTAGAAGTCCTTTGTATGGAGGGAAATCATATGTCTTTAGAGACATTGCAAGGCCactaataaaaacaacaaaCCGAAGCTTCCACCGTGAGGGATGGTGACTAACACCACTCCAAATTGCCCATGTTGCAAGTTGTGCTATAGTCATTAGTACACAAACTTTCATATTCCATTCTGCAAAGTTAGAAAAAGAATTCcaagaaaataatttgaaagtggAAAAAAATGAGTGGTAtggataagattaaaaaaattggtaaaataataagaaaaagcaCATTAACTTCTATATCTCAGTAAACACATAAAAAAGAGTAGACACAAAATATCTAAGAATCTTGTCATTACTTTTGCAATGGAACTATGAGTCACAAATGTGgatgaaatatataattaagaagattcttctgaaagaaaaataaagtaaacatGAGACTTTCATGCAATTTTTGTCTTGAGAAGTAATTAGCTAGTAATATAAAGTTTACTTGACAAGACTCACCATGGTCTAGTTTAAAGGAGTTGAGGTACATTATATGAGTGATCACAAAAGATATCAATGGAGCAGGAATCATAACTCTAGTAGCTTCATCTTTTACATTGAAGCTTCGTAATATAGCCATAATGAAGGAATACCCAAGGAGGGCTACTGTAGAAAAGTTGTCAAGTCTCTCTATTAACTCACAATATCTGCATTCATTgtaagaaattttttaagaaacatgttactaaattaaatagataataagataggttattcatttttcttttaactagTTTGGTGGGATTATATAGGGAATGTAGTCTTTAAAGAACAATAGAAGCATCAACATATAAGTTAGAATACCATTAGCATTAGCTATAACTAAATCAACTATTTATATGGGATTTGTTAATAATGGATTCTCATTTGCTATCTAAAAAAGtatgttaataaattataactttttgttaaaatattattaaagatgTAAGTTACTGACTAatcattctaaaaaataagtgaAGTTATATTAGCAAACCTCTTCTTACACACACATATTGTAATTTTGGTGCAAACACAAAGATAATGTTTTGTAGACTAAGCTGAAAGTTTCATTTAAGATTTAAAGAGCAATGTTAAGAGTATAATGCATGTACTAGAaattaacacaataaatatgaaatttgttaaaattttatataactaagaTTGAATTagagatatatatatagataatatgATAATGTGACCATAAGATTTAGACTCCCAAAGAAGAACAAGGAAGTTTTACTATcaactaacaaaaatattattgggCCTTGTAAAAATTCCATCATTTTTAATGACAAATAACAAGGTATATAGGACATTCTTATAATACCCAATATAGAACGACATTGCATATTTTGAAATTAGTATAATTAAAATACTGAAATTATCTGCATAAATGACTTACCGACTATGAAAAATAGTGCTCCAAAACCAGGAGTTCAATGACAAAAGTCCATATACATGCCACAAACTAGCATATTCATAGTAAGGCCTTTTACTTGCCTTTAGAGGAagtttattgtataaaagagtGAAAAAGGACATCCAACCATGAAAATGCAATGCAAGATTAAGGGCAGAGAAAGCCATAGAAGCAGGTTCCTGAATAAATGGAAGACATATTAGATCTCCAGACAAAAATTTTATGTCTTGAGGAGTGTTAATGTTAGTAATACGTTTTCTATTAcactttttcatatattttttcttataagttaaaatttattaaaagttataaaatcacGAGTGAGATTTATTATATAAGCAGTGTTACTTGCAAAATTTTGTAGATTTTAATGACCTTTatccaataattaaaaaaagtgtataaaaaaatatgttactaacatttatctttgatatatttggaaatcaattcaaaatggaaaatatattaaatgatttatttaataacaaACCTGTATCCCATAGGTACGCTTAAATGGCCATTTACTATGGTATTTTTCTGGACCTTTATTAAGTAactccctttctttctctctatcAAACATGCAATAGTATTGACAATCATTTTGGCAATCTCCTTTTTTCCAATGTACATAAAGTGGCTCTAACATGCCCCATGGATGATGAATTGTGACTTCATCTGAAGAGAATTTACAATTTGGAAAGCATCTATCCTTAAAGCATCCCGTTTCCTCACATTGTTTTACACAACTCCTAAATCCAGAGCAAAACAATAACGAAAAATTCTCACAATTTACTTTTGGATAAAATGTATTCCAaatgaaaataatgattaaaaaaagaataaagttaTGTACCTGTAATGTGGATCAACATCACCAGCACTTGCATTTAATATCA contains the following coding sequences:
- the LOC114387041 gene encoding post-GPI attachment to proteins factor 3-like, producing MLNSYTIAFILVFSSFIVILNASAGDVDPHYRSCVKQCEETGCFKDRCFPNCKFSSDEVTIHHPWGMLEPLYVHWKKGDCQNDCQYYCMFDREKERELLNKGPEKYHSKWPFKRTYGIQEPASMAFSALNLALHFHGWMSFFTLLYNKLPLKASKRPYYEYASLWHVYGLLSLNSWFWSTIFHSRYCELIERLDNFSTVALLGYSFIMAILRSFNVKDEATRVMIPAPLISFVITHIMYLNSFKLDHEWNMKVCVLMTIAQLATWAIWSGVSHHPSRWKLRFVVFISGLAMSLKTYDFPPYKGLLDAQALRNAITIPLTYLWWSFIRDDAAFLTSNRLKNPMKSK